A single region of the Streptomyces caelestis genome encodes:
- a CDS encoding FadR/GntR family transcriptional regulator, translating into MSTPGRGLHGRVLDTLGPEITAGEYPPGSVLRTDELAQRFDVSRSVMREAVRVLESMHLVESRRRVGVTVRPASEWNVYDPQVIRWRLAGKDRARQLRSLTVLRSAIEPVAAGLAARHATSEQCAELTQCALGMVANSRGHKLEEYLVHDMAFHRVVLDASGNEMFARLGDVVAEVLAGRTHHDVMFEDPDPAAVTLHVQVAEAVRAGDAVRAEALTREITVGALQELDILAP; encoded by the coding sequence ATGAGCACACCGGGCCGGGGGCTGCACGGCCGCGTACTGGACACCCTCGGCCCCGAGATCACGGCCGGCGAATACCCGCCGGGCAGTGTCCTGCGCACGGACGAGCTCGCCCAGCGCTTCGACGTGTCACGCTCGGTGATGCGCGAGGCGGTCCGCGTCCTGGAGTCCATGCACCTGGTCGAGTCCCGCCGCCGCGTGGGCGTGACGGTCCGCCCGGCGTCGGAGTGGAACGTCTACGATCCGCAGGTCATCCGCTGGCGCCTGGCCGGCAAGGACCGCGCCCGGCAACTGCGCTCCCTCACGGTCCTGCGCTCGGCGATCGAACCGGTCGCCGCGGGCCTCGCCGCCCGCCACGCCACCTCCGAGCAGTGCGCCGAACTCACCCAGTGCGCCCTCGGCATGGTCGCCAACTCACGCGGTCACAAGCTGGAGGAGTACCTCGTCCACGACATGGCCTTCCACCGCGTCGTCCTGGACGCCTCCGGCAACGAGATGTTCGCCCGCCTCGGCGACGTCGTCGCCGAGGTCCTGGCCGGCCGCACCCACCATGACGTGATGTTCGAGGACCCCGACCCGGCCGCCGTCACCCTGCACGTCCAGGTCGCCGAGGCGGTCCGCGCGGGCGACGCGGTCCGCGCGGAGGCACTGACCCGCGAGATCACGGTCGGCGCCCTCCAGGAACTCGACATCCTGGCGCCGTAG
- a CDS encoding Pls/PosA family non-ribosomal peptide synthetase, producing MAALHESPDLTVLDQESGTALNDVARFSAGPAASPRTLVDIFEASVRSYPDEPALDDGRRLLTYRALAVEVEHLRRRLAAVDVGLGDRVGVRVPSGTNDLYVAILAVLAAGAAYVPVDAEDPDERAGLVFGEAGVRVVVGAGHELTVGNAPGHAAARPGVGHDAWIIFTSGSTGKPKGVAVSHRSAAAFVDAEAALFLTDEPIGPGDRVMAGLSVAFDASCEEMWLAWRYGACLVPVPRSQVRSGADLGLWLVEQEITVVSTVPTLAALWEPETLNDVRLLIFGGEACPPELAQRLVTEGREVWNTYGPTEATVVACASLMSGEEPIRIGLPLDGWELAVVDEAGEPVPMGGSGQLVIGGVGLARYLDAGKDAEKYAPLQSLGWERAYRSGDLVRAEPEGLVFLGRADEQIKLGGRRIELGEVDAALQALPGTAGAAAAVRTARSGNQLLVGYVVTQDGWDHSAAVERLRAELPAALVPLLAPVDELPTRTSGKVDRDALPWPLDGLETSGPAERLYGTEAWLAEQWTDVLGIPVTSASDDFFVIGGGSLAAAQLTTRLRTRYPSAAVLDVYQRPVLRKLARHLEESAQDDGVRRVVAPVPRRAQLVQLLVLVPLFTLLGLRWTVVLAALGNVLPAYSWLPTAPWWLVAAGAVLLFSPPGRLALAAGGARWLLRGVRPGRYPRGGSVHLRLWTAERLAEFSGATSLTGSWLERYARALGAKVGQDVDLHSLPPVTGMLKLGRGAAVESEVDLSGYWLDGDRLEIGPVKVGAHAVVGTRSMLFPGARVGKRAEVAPGSAVTGQIPTGQRWAGAPAVKLGRAKRNWPKELPGRGAYWRVMYGVTGFALTALPVVSAAAALLVAGLFVGPHAGFGAALRSAVVALVPATLAFGLAYALLLVAAVRLLSLGLREGTHATHSRVGWQAWTVTQLMDRSRDMLFPLYAGLVTPVWLRLLGMRIGRRAEVSTVLALPSLTTVGEGAFLADDTLTAPYELGGGWLRVGRAEIGRRAFLGNSGMTAPGRSVPDGGLVGVLSATPKKAKKGSSYLGLPPVRLPRAASGGDQSRTYDPPARLLWARGLVELCRIVPVFCSAALAVGTAAALCALGGWAPLLSGLVLLGAGCAAGLVSIAAKWLLVGRHRAGEHPLWSSFVWRNELADTFVEVLAVPWLAGAVRGTPLMSAWLRGLGAHIGRGVWVDSYWLPETDLVTLGDAATVNRGCVLQTHLFHDRILRTDTVVLREGATLGPGGIVLPGSTVGARTTLGPASLVMAAESVPDDTRWLGNPIEAWRR from the coding sequence ATGGCCGCCCTGCACGAAAGCCCTGACCTCACCGTGCTGGACCAGGAGTCGGGCACAGCTCTGAACGACGTGGCCCGTTTCTCCGCCGGTCCCGCGGCCTCCCCCCGCACCCTGGTCGACATCTTCGAGGCGTCCGTACGTTCGTACCCGGACGAGCCCGCGCTCGACGACGGCCGCCGGCTGCTCACCTACCGCGCACTGGCGGTCGAGGTGGAGCACCTGCGGCGGCGGCTGGCCGCCGTGGACGTCGGGCTCGGGGACCGCGTCGGTGTCCGGGTCCCGTCGGGCACCAACGACCTGTACGTGGCGATCCTCGCGGTGCTGGCCGCCGGTGCCGCGTACGTGCCCGTGGACGCCGAGGACCCCGACGAGCGGGCCGGTCTGGTCTTCGGCGAGGCCGGGGTGCGGGTGGTCGTCGGGGCCGGTCACGAGCTGACTGTCGGCAATGCCCCCGGTCATGCCGCCGCCCGGCCCGGTGTCGGGCACGACGCGTGGATCATCTTCACCTCCGGCTCCACCGGGAAGCCCAAGGGCGTGGCCGTCAGCCACCGCAGCGCCGCGGCCTTCGTGGACGCGGAGGCCGCCCTGTTCCTGACCGACGAGCCGATCGGGCCCGGTGACCGGGTCATGGCGGGGTTGTCCGTCGCGTTCGACGCGTCCTGTGAGGAGATGTGGCTGGCGTGGCGGTACGGCGCCTGCCTGGTGCCGGTGCCGCGCTCGCAGGTCAGGAGCGGTGCCGATCTCGGGCTCTGGCTGGTCGAGCAGGAGATCACCGTCGTGTCCACCGTGCCGACGCTGGCGGCGCTGTGGGAGCCGGAGACACTCAACGACGTACGCCTGCTGATCTTCGGCGGGGAGGCGTGCCCTCCCGAGCTGGCGCAGCGTTTGGTGACCGAGGGGCGCGAGGTGTGGAACACCTACGGGCCGACCGAGGCCACCGTCGTGGCGTGCGCGTCGCTGATGAGCGGCGAGGAGCCGATCCGGATCGGGCTGCCGCTGGACGGCTGGGAGCTGGCCGTCGTGGACGAGGCCGGGGAGCCCGTGCCGATGGGCGGCAGTGGACAGCTGGTGATCGGCGGGGTCGGACTCGCCCGGTATCTCGACGCCGGGAAGGACGCGGAGAAGTACGCACCGCTTCAGTCGCTGGGCTGGGAGCGGGCGTACCGCAGCGGTGACCTGGTGCGGGCCGAGCCGGAGGGGCTGGTCTTCCTGGGGCGGGCCGACGAGCAGATCAAGCTCGGCGGGCGCCGTATCGAGCTCGGCGAGGTGGACGCGGCGCTTCAGGCGCTGCCCGGGACGGCCGGCGCCGCCGCCGCGGTGCGGACGGCCCGCAGCGGCAACCAGCTCCTCGTCGGCTACGTCGTCACCCAGGACGGCTGGGACCACTCGGCGGCCGTCGAGCGACTGCGCGCCGAACTGCCGGCGGCTCTGGTGCCGTTGCTCGCGCCGGTCGACGAGCTGCCGACCCGTACGTCGGGCAAGGTGGACCGGGACGCGCTGCCCTGGCCGCTGGACGGACTGGAGACCAGCGGCCCGGCCGAGCGCCTGTACGGCACCGAGGCCTGGCTCGCCGAGCAGTGGACGGACGTCCTCGGCATTCCGGTGACGTCGGCCTCCGACGACTTCTTCGTGATCGGTGGGGGCAGTCTGGCCGCCGCCCAGCTGACGACGAGGCTGCGCACGCGCTATCCGAGCGCCGCCGTCCTCGACGTCTACCAGCGGCCCGTCCTGCGGAAACTGGCCCGGCATCTGGAGGAGTCGGCGCAGGACGACGGGGTCCGGCGGGTCGTGGCGCCGGTACCGAGGCGTGCCCAGCTCGTCCAGCTCCTGGTGTTGGTTCCGCTCTTCACGCTGCTCGGGCTGCGCTGGACCGTGGTGCTCGCCGCGCTCGGGAACGTGCTGCCCGCCTACTCCTGGCTGCCGACGGCACCCTGGTGGCTCGTCGCGGCCGGCGCCGTGCTGCTGTTCAGCCCGCCCGGGCGCCTCGCGCTCGCCGCGGGCGGGGCGCGCTGGCTGCTGCGGGGGGTGCGGCCGGGCCGGTACCCGCGCGGCGGGAGCGTCCATCTGCGGCTGTGGACGGCCGAGCGGCTGGCCGAGTTCAGCGGGGCGACGTCGCTGACCGGGTCCTGGCTCGAACGGTACGCGCGAGCGCTGGGCGCCAAGGTGGGGCAGGACGTGGACCTGCACTCGCTGCCGCCGGTCACCGGCATGCTCAAGCTGGGCCGGGGCGCGGCCGTCGAGTCGGAGGTGGACCTGTCCGGGTACTGGCTGGACGGCGACCGGCTGGAGATCGGGCCGGTGAAGGTGGGCGCGCACGCCGTCGTCGGCACACGCAGCATGCTCTTCCCGGGCGCGCGGGTGGGCAAGCGGGCCGAGGTGGCGCCCGGTTCGGCGGTCACGGGACAGATTCCCACCGGGCAGCGGTGGGCGGGCGCGCCCGCGGTCAAGCTGGGCCGGGCCAAGCGCAACTGGCCCAAGGAGCTGCCCGGGCGGGGCGCGTACTGGCGGGTGATGTACGGCGTGACGGGTTTCGCGCTGACCGCGTTGCCGGTGGTCTCGGCTGCTGCCGCGCTGCTGGTGGCGGGGCTGTTCGTCGGTCCGCACGCCGGGTTCGGTGCGGCCCTGCGGAGTGCTGTCGTCGCGCTGGTGCCGGCGACGCTCGCGTTCGGGCTGGCGTACGCGCTGCTGCTCGTGGCCGCCGTACGGCTGCTGAGCCTGGGGCTGCGGGAGGGCACGCACGCCACGCACAGCCGGGTGGGCTGGCAGGCCTGGACCGTGACACAGCTGATGGACCGGTCGCGGGACATGCTGTTCCCGCTGTACGCGGGACTGGTCACGCCGGTGTGGCTGCGGCTGCTCGGGATGCGGATCGGGCGGCGGGCCGAGGTGTCCACCGTGCTGGCCCTGCCCAGCCTGACCACGGTCGGCGAGGGCGCGTTCCTGGCGGACGACACGCTGACCGCGCCGTACGAGCTCGGTGGCGGCTGGCTGCGGGTCGGGCGCGCGGAGATCGGTCGGCGGGCCTTTCTGGGCAACTCGGGGATGACCGCGCCGGGGCGGAGCGTGCCGGACGGTGGACTGGTGGGTGTGCTGTCGGCGACGCCGAAGAAGGCCAAGAAGGGCAGCTCGTATCTGGGACTGCCACCGGTGCGGCTGCCGCGTGCCGCGTCGGGCGGCGACCAGAGCCGGACCTACGACCCGCCCGCGCGGCTGCTGTGGGCGCGCGGACTGGTGGAGCTCTGCCGGATCGTGCCGGTGTTCTGCTCGGCGGCCCTGGCGGTGGGGACGGCGGCGGCCCTGTGCGCGCTCGGCGGGTGGGCTCCCCTTCTGTCCGGTCTGGTGCTGCTGGGGGCGGGCTGCGCGGCGGGGCTCGTCTCGATCGCGGCCAAGTGGCTGCTCGTGGGACGGCATCGCGCCGGCGAGCACCCTTTGTGGAGCTCCTTCGTGTGGCGCAACGAGCTGGCGGACACCTTCGTCGAGGTGCTGGCGGTGCCGTGGCTGGCCGGTGCGGTGCGGGGCACACCGCTGATGTCGGCGTGGCTGCGGGGGCTCGGTGCGCACATCGGCCGGGGTGTGTGGGTCGACAGCTACTGGCTGCCGGAGACGGACCTGGTGACGCTCGGGGACGCGGCGACCGTGAACCGGGGCTGTGTGCTCCAGACCCACCTCTTCCACGACCGGATCTTGCGGACGGATACTGTGGTGCTCCGTGAGGGCGCCACTCTGGGCCCGGGCGGAATCGTCCTGCCCGGCAGCACCGTCGGGGCCCGCACCACGCTGGGTCCGGCGTCCCTGGTGATGGCCGCGGAGTCCGTGCCCGACGACACGCGCTGGCTGGGCAACCCGATCGAGGCATGGCGTCGCTAG
- a CDS encoding M20/M25/M40 family metallo-hydrolase — protein sequence MSETDTARNVTGEDEVVDLCRELIQIDTSNYGDHSGPGERKAAEYVAEKLAEVGLEPQIFESHPGRASTVARIEGEDRSRPALLIHGHTDVVPANADDWTHHPFSGEIADGCVWGRGAVDMKDMDAMTLAVVRDRLRSGRKPPRDIVLAFLADEEAGGTYGARYLVDNHRDLFEGVTEAISEVGGFSFTVSEERRLYLIQTAEKGMHWMKLTVAGTAGHGSMIHRDNAITELSEAVARLGRHKFPVRVTKTTRAFLDELGDAFGTELDPEDMESTLAKLGGIAKLIGATLSNTANPTQLGAGYKVNVIPGEATAHVDGRFLPGFEDEFLADLDRILGPKVRREDVHADKAVETTFDGALVEAMQSSLLAEDPTAKAIPYMLSGGTDAKSFDDLGIRGFGFAPLKLPPELDFAGMFHGVDERVPVEGLKFGVRVLDRFIDAS from the coding sequence GTGAGCGAGACGGACACGGCCAGGAACGTCACCGGCGAGGACGAGGTCGTGGACCTCTGCCGCGAGCTGATCCAGATCGACACCAGCAACTACGGCGACCACTCGGGTCCGGGCGAGCGCAAGGCGGCGGAGTACGTCGCCGAGAAGCTCGCCGAGGTGGGGCTCGAACCGCAGATCTTCGAGTCGCACCCGGGCCGCGCCTCCACGGTGGCCCGGATCGAGGGCGAGGACCGCTCCCGGCCGGCGCTCCTCATCCACGGCCACACCGACGTCGTACCCGCCAACGCCGACGACTGGACCCACCACCCCTTCTCCGGTGAGATCGCCGACGGCTGCGTGTGGGGCCGCGGTGCCGTCGACATGAAGGACATGGACGCGATGACCCTCGCGGTCGTCCGGGACCGGCTGCGCAGCGGGCGCAAGCCGCCGCGCGACATCGTCCTCGCGTTCCTCGCGGACGAGGAGGCGGGCGGCACGTACGGGGCCCGCTACCTCGTCGACAACCACCGGGACCTCTTCGAGGGCGTCACCGAGGCGATCAGTGAGGTGGGCGGATTCTCGTTCACCGTGAGCGAGGAGCGGCGGCTGTACCTGATCCAGACGGCCGAGAAGGGCATGCACTGGATGAAGCTCACCGTGGCCGGCACGGCCGGGCACGGATCGATGATCCACCGGGACAACGCGATCACCGAGTTGTCGGAGGCCGTCGCGCGGCTGGGGCGGCACAAGTTCCCGGTGCGGGTCACCAAGACCACCCGCGCCTTCCTCGACGAGCTCGGTGACGCGTTCGGCACCGAACTCGACCCGGAGGACATGGAGTCGACCCTCGCGAAGCTGGGGGGCATCGCCAAGCTCATCGGCGCGACCCTGAGCAACACGGCCAATCCCACGCAGCTCGGCGCCGGCTACAAGGTCAACGTCATCCCGGGCGAGGCGACCGCCCACGTCGACGGCCGCTTCCTGCCCGGGTTCGAGGACGAGTTCCTCGCCGACCTCGACCGCATCCTCGGCCCCAAGGTGCGGCGCGAGGACGTCCACGCCGACAAGGCCGTCGAGACCACCTTCGACGGGGCGCTCGTGGAGGCGATGCAGTCGTCGCTGCTGGCCGAGGACCCGACCGCCAAGGCGATCCCCTACATGCTCTCCGGCGGGACGGACGCGAAGTCCTTCGACGACCTGGGCATCCGGGGCTTCGGCTTCGCGCCGCTGAAGCTGCCGCCGGAGCTGGACTTCGCCGGCATGTTCCACGGCGTGGACGAGCGGGTGCCGGTGGAGGGCCTGAAGTTCGGCGTGCGGGTGCTCGACCGGTTCATCGACGCATCCTGA
- a CDS encoding YchJ family protein: MSTRSCPCGLPQAYEACCGRYHSGTAATPTAEALMRSRYSAFVKGDAGYLLRTWHPRTRPGTLELDPRTRWAGLEILDTSDGSAFHSGGTVEFRASYRGGSLHERSRFERVDGAWVYVDGEFLP, from the coding sequence ATGAGTACGCGTTCCTGCCCGTGCGGGCTGCCCCAGGCCTACGAGGCGTGCTGCGGCCGCTACCACTCCGGAACCGCCGCCACGCCGACCGCCGAGGCGCTGATGCGGTCGCGGTACAGCGCCTTCGTGAAGGGGGACGCCGGGTACCTGCTGCGGACGTGGCATCCGCGGACGCGGCCCGGGACGCTGGAGCTGGATCCGCGGACGCGGTGGGCCGGGCTGGAGATCCTGGACACGAGTGACGGGTCGGCGTTCCACTCCGGCGGGACCGTGGAGTTCCGGGCGTCGTACCGGGGCGGCTCGCTGCACGAGCGGAGCCGGTTCGAGCGGGTCGACGGGGCCTGGGTGTACGTCGACGGGGAGTTTCTGCCGTAG
- a CDS encoding M1 family metallopeptidase — translation MAVQQSVGQDPYFPGNGDIRYRVHRYELTLDYRPAPNRLSGTARINAIAGRGQLTEFQLNLADFRVGRVRVDGRAAHYTHRGGKLRVRPAKPLRAGAAFTVEVHWSGNPRPVSSPWGGLGWEELEDGALVASQPVGAPSWYPCNDRPADKASYQISVTTPSAYAVVAGGRLLTRTTKASTTTWVYEQAAPTSSYLVGLSIGKYETVLLGDPGPGGVPQHGHIPAHLLPRFSRDFARQPAMMDLFQELFGPYPFDEYAVVVTEEELDVPVEAQGLSLFGSNHVDGARGSERLVAHELAHQWFGNSVSIADWRQIWLNEGFAKYAEWLWSERSGGRGARQLAAAAHRSLSALPQDLRLADPGRKSMFDDRLYQRGGLTLHAVRCALGDDAFFRMLRGWAGLYRGGAVTTAAFTAHVARFADESLDELFDAWVYGTALPPLPSSGTSAAV, via the coding sequence GTGGCGGTTCAGCAGTCAGTGGGTCAGGACCCGTACTTCCCGGGCAACGGTGACATCCGGTACCGGGTGCATCGCTACGAGCTCACGCTGGACTACCGGCCCGCGCCGAACCGGCTGTCGGGAACAGCGCGGATCAACGCCATCGCGGGCCGTGGCCAGCTCACCGAGTTCCAGCTGAACCTCGCGGATTTCCGGGTGGGCCGGGTGAGGGTCGACGGCCGTGCGGCGCACTACACGCACCGGGGCGGCAAGTTGCGCGTCCGCCCCGCGAAGCCGCTGCGCGCCGGTGCCGCGTTCACCGTCGAGGTGCACTGGTCGGGGAACCCCCGGCCGGTGAGCAGCCCCTGGGGCGGCCTCGGCTGGGAGGAGTTGGAGGACGGGGCGCTGGTGGCGAGCCAGCCGGTCGGGGCGCCGTCGTGGTACCCGTGCAACGACCGGCCCGCCGACAAGGCCTCGTACCAGATCTCGGTCACGACGCCGTCGGCCTACGCGGTGGTGGCCGGTGGACGCCTGCTCACCCGCACGACGAAGGCCTCGACGACCACCTGGGTGTACGAGCAGGCGGCGCCGACCTCCAGCTATCTGGTGGGGCTGTCGATCGGGAAGTACGAGACCGTACTGCTGGGCGACCCCGGCCCGGGCGGGGTGCCGCAGCACGGGCACATTCCGGCGCACCTGCTCCCCCGGTTCTCCCGGGACTTCGCACGGCAGCCCGCGATGATGGACCTGTTTCAGGAATTGTTCGGGCCGTACCCGTTCGACGAGTACGCGGTCGTCGTGACCGAGGAGGAGCTCGACGTCCCCGTCGAGGCGCAGGGGTTGTCGCTGTTCGGGTCCAACCACGTGGACGGGGCGCGGGGTTCGGAGCGGCTGGTCGCGCACGAGCTGGCGCACCAGTGGTTCGGCAACAGCGTGTCCATCGCCGACTGGCGGCAGATCTGGCTGAACGAGGGGTTCGCGAAGTACGCCGAGTGGCTGTGGTCGGAGCGCTCGGGAGGCCGCGGCGCCCGGCAACTGGCCGCCGCCGCGCACCGGTCGCTGTCCGCGCTGCCGCAGGACCTCCGGCTCGCCGATCCGGGGCGGAAGTCGATGTTCGACGACCGTCTCTACCAGCGCGGCGGCCTCACCCTGCACGCGGTGCGGTGCGCCCTGGGCGACGACGCTTTCTTCCGCATGCTGCGCGGGTGGGCGGGGCTGTACCGGGGCGGGGCGGTGACGACGGCGGCCTTCACCGCGCACGTGGCGCGGTTCGCGGACGAGTCGCTGGACGAGCTGTTCGACGCGTGGGTGTACGGGACGGCGCTGCCGCCACTGCCCTCGTCCGGGACGAGTGCGGCTGTCTAG
- a CDS encoding gluconokinase gives MNTPHVVVVMGVAGTGKTTIGPLLAARLGVPYAEGDDFHPQANIDRMSAGTPLTDEDRRPWLDAIGAWAHGRAGLGGVVSCSALKRSYRDRLRAAAPGVVFVHLTGDRALIEDRMSHRQGHFMPTALLDSQFATLQPLQADEAGVDVDVSGGPEEITERAALALVDLPESVR, from the coding sequence ATGAACACCCCCCATGTCGTCGTGGTCATGGGCGTCGCCGGCACCGGCAAGACCACCATCGGTCCCCTGCTCGCGGCCCGGCTCGGCGTTCCGTACGCCGAGGGCGACGACTTCCACCCGCAGGCCAACATCGACAGGATGTCGGCCGGTACCCCGCTCACCGACGAGGACCGCCGGCCCTGGCTGGACGCCATCGGCGCGTGGGCGCACGGGCGGGCAGGGCTCGGCGGGGTGGTCAGCTGCTCGGCACTGAAGCGGTCGTACCGCGACCGGCTGCGGGCCGCCGCGCCCGGTGTGGTCTTCGTGCATCTCACGGGTGACCGCGCGCTCATCGAGGACCGGATGTCGCACCGGCAGGGGCACTTCATGCCCACGGCGCTGCTCGACTCCCAGTTCGCCACGCTCCAGCCCCTCCAGGCGGACGAGGCCGGGGTCGACGTGGACGTCTCGGGCGGTCCGGAGGAGATCACCGAGCGGGCGGCGCTCGCCCTGGTGGACCTCCCCGAGTCCGTCCGGTAA
- a CDS encoding GntT/GntP/DsdX family permease — MTRLSVEMLAADAPEPITSAGHAQLGIAVLAGIAVIVLLITKSKLHAFLALTIGSLALGAIAGAPLDKVLTSFSTGLGTTVAGVGVLIALGAMLGKMLADSGGADQIVDTILAKAGGRSMPWAMVLIASVIGLPLFFEVGIVLLIPVVLMVAKRGNYSLMRIGIPALAGLSVMHGLVPPHPGPLVAIDAVQADLGVTLALGVLVAIPTVIIAGPLFSRYAARWVDVPAPDRMIPQRASEDLEKRPGFGATLFTVLLPVILMLAKALVDIVVDDPENLVQRVFDVIGAPMIALLASVLVGIFTLLRPAGFSKERISPLVEKSLAPIAGILLIVGAGGGFKQTLIDTGVGQMVLDISKDWSIPALLLAWLIAVAIRLATGSATVATVSAAGLVAPLAADMSTTHAALLVLAIGAGSLFFSHVNDAGFWMVKEYFGLSVGQNIKTWSVMETIISVVAGGIVLLLSLVI, encoded by the coding sequence GTGACCAGACTCAGCGTCGAGATGCTGGCAGCGGACGCACCCGAGCCGATCACCTCGGCCGGCCACGCTCAGCTGGGCATCGCCGTCCTGGCGGGCATCGCCGTCATCGTCCTGCTCATCACCAAGTCCAAGTTGCACGCCTTCCTGGCGCTGACCATCGGGTCGCTGGCGCTCGGCGCGATCGCCGGGGCGCCGCTGGACAAGGTCCTCACCAGCTTCAGCACCGGCCTCGGCACCACGGTCGCCGGCGTCGGTGTGCTGATCGCCCTCGGCGCGATGCTCGGCAAGATGCTCGCCGACTCCGGGGGCGCCGACCAGATCGTCGACACCATCCTGGCGAAGGCCGGCGGGCGGTCGATGCCGTGGGCGATGGTGCTCATCGCCTCGGTGATCGGGCTGCCGCTGTTCTTCGAGGTCGGCATCGTGCTGCTGATCCCGGTGGTGCTGATGGTCGCCAAGCGCGGCAACTACTCGCTGATGCGGATCGGCATCCCCGCGCTCGCAGGCCTGTCGGTGATGCACGGCCTGGTGCCGCCGCACCCCGGTCCGCTGGTCGCGATCGACGCGGTCCAGGCCGACCTCGGGGTGACACTCGCCCTCGGTGTCCTCGTCGCCATACCCACGGTGATCATCGCCGGTCCGCTGTTCTCGCGGTACGCGGCCCGCTGGGTGGACGTCCCCGCCCCGGACCGCATGATTCCGCAGCGCGCCTCGGAGGACCTGGAGAAGCGTCCCGGCTTCGGCGCCACGCTGTTCACGGTCCTGCTGCCGGTGATCCTGATGCTCGCCAAGGCGCTGGTCGACATCGTCGTGGACGACCCGGAGAACCTGGTCCAGCGCGTCTTCGACGTGATCGGCGCGCCGATGATCGCGCTGCTCGCCTCGGTGCTGGTCGGCATCTTCACGCTGCTGCGGCCCGCCGGGTTCTCCAAGGAGCGGATCTCACCGCTCGTCGAGAAGAGCCTCGCGCCGATCGCGGGCATCCTGCTGATCGTCGGCGCGGGCGGCGGCTTCAAGCAGACGCTGATCGACACCGGGGTGGGCCAGATGGTCCTGGACATCTCCAAGGACTGGTCGATTCCCGCGCTGCTGCTGGCCTGGCTGATCGCGGTGGCGATCCGGCTGGCGACCGGTTCGGCGACGGTGGCGACGGTCTCGGCCGCCGGTCTCGTCGCCCCGCTCGCGGCCGACATGTCGACCACGCACGCGGCCCTGCTGGTCCTCGCCATCGGCGCCGGCTCGCTGTTCTTCAGCCATGTCAACGACGCCGGGTTCTGGATGGTGAAGGAGTACTTCGGGCTGAGTGTCGGCCAGAACATCAAGACCTGGTCGGTCATGGAGACGATCATCTCGGTGGTCGCCGGCGGCATCGTCCTGCTGTTGTCCCTCGTGATCTAG
- a CDS encoding SDR family oxidoreductase yields the protein MTAHPLFDISGRTALVTGSSRGIGLALARGLAEAGCTVVLNGRDKDRLAEAAAGLPGDRVHTAAFDVTDGSSVADGIAGVEERIGPLDILVNNAGMQLRAPLLEFTDSDWHRILDTNLTSAFLVGREAARRMTERGHGKIINICSLQSEVARPGIAPYAATKGALKMLTKGMCADWGPSGVQVNGLGPGYIETELTRPLVEDEEFSAWVRRRTPAGRWGRTEDLVGGVLFLASPAADFVSGQVLYVDGGMTSVL from the coding sequence ATGACGGCTCACCCCCTCTTCGACATCAGCGGCCGTACGGCGCTGGTGACCGGCTCCAGCCGGGGCATCGGACTCGCCCTCGCCCGTGGTCTGGCGGAGGCCGGCTGCACGGTCGTCCTGAACGGACGCGACAAGGACCGGCTCGCCGAGGCCGCCGCGGGGTTGCCGGGCGACCGCGTGCACACGGCGGCGTTCGACGTGACCGACGGATCGTCCGTGGCGGACGGCATCGCGGGCGTCGAGGAGCGGATAGGCCCGCTCGACATCCTCGTCAACAACGCGGGCATGCAACTGCGCGCACCGCTGCTGGAGTTCACCGACTCCGACTGGCACCGGATCCTGGACACCAACCTGACCAGTGCGTTCCTGGTCGGCCGGGAAGCCGCGCGCCGGATGACGGAACGCGGCCACGGCAAGATCATCAACATCTGCTCGTTGCAGAGCGAGGTGGCACGGCCCGGGATCGCGCCGTACGCCGCGACCAAGGGCGCGCTGAAGATGCTCACCAAGGGCATGTGCGCGGACTGGGGTCCGAGCGGGGTGCAGGTCAACGGGCTCGGCCCGGGCTACATCGAGACGGAGCTGACACGGCCGCTGGTCGAGGACGAGGAGTTCAGCGCCTGGGTGCGGCGGCGCACCCCGGCCGGCCGCTGGGGTCGCACCGAGGACCTGGTGGGCGGGGTGCTGTTCCTCGCCTCCCCGGCGGCCGACTTCGTCAGCGGGCAGGTGCTGTATGTCGACGGCGGTATGACGAGCGTGTTGTGA